A window of Rhizobium acidisoli contains these coding sequences:
- a CDS encoding LysE family translocator, which translates to MSLTALIAYAGALFIAAAIPGPGITAIVARALGSNFRETFFMGLGLVLGDMTYLTAVILGLAFVAQTFTEVFIAIKIAGALYLGYIAWKLWTAGLLPQDIAAKKSSNIGLSFLSGLLVTLGNPKTMLFYVALAPTLIDIGNISLRDYAMLLAVTFVVLIVVLVPYMLLASRARTMLKKPHALKALNRVAAGILAGTAAFIATRAA; encoded by the coding sequence ATGAGCCTTACCGCCCTGATCGCCTATGCCGGAGCGCTGTTCATCGCCGCTGCCATTCCCGGACCGGGGATTACCGCGATCGTCGCCCGCGCGCTCGGCTCGAATTTCCGCGAGACCTTCTTCATGGGTCTCGGACTGGTGCTCGGCGACATGACCTATCTCACCGCGGTCATTCTCGGCCTCGCCTTCGTGGCGCAGACCTTCACCGAGGTGTTCATCGCGATCAAAATCGCCGGCGCCCTCTATCTCGGCTATATCGCCTGGAAACTCTGGACGGCGGGACTGCTGCCGCAAGATATCGCGGCGAAGAAATCCAGCAATATCGGCCTGTCCTTCCTCTCCGGCCTGCTGGTGACGCTCGGCAATCCGAAAACCATGCTGTTTTATGTCGCGCTGGCGCCGACGCTGATCGATATCGGCAATATCAGCCTCCGCGACTACGCGATGCTGCTCGCCGTCACCTTCGTGGTGCTGATCGTGGTGCTGGTGCCCTATATGCTGCTGGCTTCGCGAGCCCGGACGATGCTGAAAAAGCCGCATGCCTTGAAGGCGCTGAACCGGGTTGCGGCCGGCATCCTCGCCGGCACGGCGGCCTTCATCGCCACGCGGGCGGCCTGA
- a CDS encoding YifB family Mg chelatase-like AAA ATPase — translation MVARVSTVAFQGIEGVPVEVQVMIAPGKIGMQIVGLPDKAVAESRERVQAALHASGLALPGKRVTVNLAPADLPKEGSHFDLPIALALMAALGAIPADALSEYVVVGELNLDGTIAAISGALPAAIGANALGKGLICPAESGAEAAWAGAEVNILAPRSLIALANHFRGTQVLSRPEASIRANAANLPDLAEIKGQESAKRALEVAAAGGHNLLMVGPPGSGKSMLAARLPSILPPLSAAELLEVSMVHSIAGQLTGGKLSDRRPFRTPHHSATMAALVGGGIRARPGEASLAHHGVLFLDEFPEFTPQALDALRQPLEGGECVIARANHRVSYPAKFQLIAAMNPCRCGMAGEPGHTCARGPRCMSDYQARISGPLMDRIDIRIDVPAVSAADLIRPMAAETSADVARRVARAREIQQQRFEAAGAKGIGTNARCSTSMIEKLAEPDAGGLQLLRDAAEKMKFSARGYHRVLKVARTLADLDGKPTVGRIHLAEAISYRIAGERLTAAA, via the coding sequence ATGGTCGCGCGTGTCAGTACGGTGGCATTTCAGGGCATCGAAGGGGTGCCGGTCGAGGTCCAGGTCATGATCGCGCCTGGCAAGATCGGCATGCAGATTGTCGGCCTGCCTGACAAGGCGGTGGCCGAAAGCCGCGAGCGTGTGCAGGCCGCCCTTCATGCCTCCGGCCTGGCGCTGCCGGGCAAGCGGGTAACCGTCAATCTGGCGCCGGCCGATCTGCCGAAAGAGGGTTCGCATTTCGATCTTCCCATCGCGCTTGCCCTGATGGCCGCACTCGGCGCCATTCCCGCCGATGCACTGTCGGAGTATGTCGTCGTCGGCGAGCTCAACCTCGATGGCACGATCGCCGCCATATCGGGCGCGCTGCCGGCAGCCATCGGCGCTAATGCGCTCGGCAAGGGGCTGATCTGCCCGGCCGAAAGCGGCGCCGAGGCCGCCTGGGCCGGCGCCGAGGTCAATATCCTCGCCCCGCGCAGCCTGATTGCCCTTGCCAATCATTTTCGCGGCACGCAGGTACTATCTAGGCCGGAAGCATCGATCCGCGCCAATGCCGCCAACCTGCCGGATCTTGCCGAGATCAAGGGCCAGGAAAGCGCCAAGCGTGCGCTCGAAGTGGCGGCCGCCGGCGGCCACAATCTGCTGATGGTCGGGCCTCCCGGTTCCGGCAAATCGATGCTGGCGGCAAGGCTGCCGTCGATCCTGCCGCCGCTCTCGGCCGCCGAGCTGCTTGAAGTCTCGATGGTCCATTCGATCGCCGGCCAGCTCACCGGCGGCAAGCTGTCCGACCGCCGGCCGTTCCGCACCCCACATCATTCCGCCACCATGGCGGCCCTCGTCGGTGGCGGCATCCGCGCCCGGCCCGGCGAAGCCTCGCTTGCCCATCACGGCGTGCTCTTCCTCGACGAGTTCCCCGAATTCACGCCGCAGGCTCTGGATGCGCTGCGCCAGCCGCTCGAAGGCGGCGAATGCGTCATCGCCCGCGCCAACCACCGCGTTTCCTATCCGGCGAAATTCCAGCTGATCGCGGCGATGAACCCCTGCCGCTGCGGCATGGCCGGCGAGCCGGGCCACACCTGCGCCCGCGGCCCGCGCTGCATGAGCGATTACCAGGCCCGCATCTCCGGTCCGCTGATGGACCGCATCGATATCCGCATCGACGTGCCCGCGGTCTCCGCCGCCGATCTGATCCGGCCGATGGCGGCGGAAACCAGCGCCGACGTCGCCCGCCGCGTCGCCCGCGCCCGCGAGATCCAGCAGCAGCGTTTCGAGGCCGCCGGCGCCAAGGGCATCGGCACCAACGCCCGCTGCTCCACATCCATGATCGAAAAACTCGCCGAACCCGACGCCGGCGGCCTGCAGCTCTTGCGCGATGCCGCCGAAAAAATGAAATTCTCCGCCCGCGGCTACCACCGCGTCCTCAAGGTCGCCCGCACGCTGGCCGACCTCGACGGCAAACCGACGGTCGGCCGTATCCATCTGGCGGAGGCGATCTCCTACAGGATCGCTGGCGAGAGGTTGACGGCGGCGGCCTGA
- the cysK gene encoding cysteine synthase A yields MSHKPGRGRIYSSITETIGNTPLVRFDKLAREKGVVANLIGKLEFFNPIASVKDRIGVAMIEGLEAQGKITPGKTVLIEPTSGNTGIALAFAAAAKGYRLILTMPETMSVERRKMLALLGAELVLTEGPKGMKGAIAKAEELAGSLPDAIIPQQFENPDNPEIHRKTTAEEIWNDTEGAVDIVISGIGTGGTITGVGQVLKSRKPEIQIIAVEPADSPILSGGNPGPHKIQGIGAGFAPKILDTGIYDEVVTVTNDEAFEQARLVARLEGVPVGISSGAALAAAIKVGSRPENAGKNIVVIIPSFAERYLSTALFEGLGS; encoded by the coding sequence ATGTCGCACAAGCCCGGCCGCGGCCGCATCTATTCCTCGATCACCGAGACCATCGGCAACACGCCGCTCGTGCGCTTCGACAAGCTGGCGCGGGAAAAGGGCGTGGTAGCAAATCTGATCGGCAAACTCGAATTCTTCAACCCGATCGCCTCCGTCAAGGACCGCATCGGCGTGGCGATGATCGAAGGCCTGGAAGCACAGGGCAAGATCACGCCAGGGAAGACGGTGCTGATCGAGCCGACCTCCGGCAACACCGGCATCGCGCTCGCCTTTGCCGCCGCCGCCAAGGGCTATCGGCTGATCCTGACCATGCCGGAAACCATGTCGGTCGAGCGCCGCAAGATGCTGGCGCTGCTCGGCGCCGAGCTGGTGCTGACCGAAGGCCCGAAGGGCATGAAGGGCGCCATTGCCAAGGCCGAGGAACTGGCAGGGTCGCTTCCCGACGCCATCATTCCGCAGCAGTTCGAAAATCCGGATAATCCCGAGATCCACCGCAAGACGACGGCCGAGGAAATCTGGAACGACACCGAAGGCGCCGTCGACATCGTCATATCAGGCATCGGCACCGGCGGCACGATCACCGGCGTCGGCCAGGTGCTGAAGAGCCGCAAACCCGAAATCCAGATCATCGCCGTCGAGCCCGCCGATTCCCCGATCCTCTCCGGCGGCAATCCCGGCCCGCACAAAATCCAGGGCATCGGCGCCGGCTTCGCCCCAAAAATCCTCGATACCGGCATCTATGACGAGGTCGTGACCGTCACCAACGACGAGGCCTTCGAACAGGCGCGCCTCGTCGCAAGGCTCGAAGGCGTGCCGGTCGGCATCTCCTCGGGCGCGGCGCTGGCGGCGGCGATCAAGGTCGGAAGCCGTCCGGAGAATGCCGGCAAGAACATCGTCGTGATCATTCCGTCCTTTGCGGAGCGTTATCTTTCGACGGCGCTGTTTGAAGGGCTGGGCAGCTAA